The Actinomadura graeca nucleotide sequence GCCAGCCGGACGTCGTCGAGCTGGAAGTTGGCCTGCCGCGCCAGCAGCCCCCGCTCGGAGTAGGACGTGCAGGACAGCCCGACCAGCGCCCTGCGGTTGTACTCCTCCCAGAACTCGATGCGCTCGCGCGGATCGATGTCCTCGGTGGTCGCGTGGCTGGTCATGAGTGCGGGTGCCGGCATGGTGCGCTCCTCCCCGGGCTCTGGCTGGTCCTTGAAGGAGCCTATGCGCTGATGAGGGTCATACGGCCAGGTAGCCTCCGTCCACCGGAAGGATCGCGCCGTTGACGTAGGACGCGGCGGGGGAGCACAGGAAGGCCGTGGCGGCGGCCACCTCGCGCGGCCGCCCGTACCGTCCGAACGGTATCCGGGCGAGGACGGCCTCGGCGGCGGGCGGGTCGTCCATCAGGCCCCGGGCCAGCGGGGTGACGACGAATCCGGGGGCGACCGCGTTCACCCGGACGCCGTCGGCGGCGTACTCGGCCGCCAGGGACCGGGTGAGCTGGGAGATCCCGCCCTTGCTGGCGCTGTAGGCGGGCCGGTCGCGGCTGCCGGTGAAGGCGAACATCGACGAGATGTTCACGATCGACCCCCGCCCCCCGTCGCCGTCCCGCGCGAGGGCGGGCCGGGCGGCCTGGCAGGCGATCATGGTGGCGGTCAGGTTGATCTCCAGGACGCGGCGCCAGCGCTCCAGGTCGTACTCGTCCCGGTCGTGGCTGACGCCCGCGCAGTTCACCAGCATGTCCAGGCCGCCGGTGTCGGCGATCAGCCCGGTCAGCCCGCCGCCGTCCAGCACGTCGTGCTCCACCACCAGGACGCCCGGGTGGCGGGGCAGCTCCTCGTCGTCGGCGGGGCGCAGGCCGAGGGCGGTGACCTCGGCGCCCAGCTCGGCGAACAGCACGGCGGTGGCGGCGCCGATCCCGGACGTGCCGCCGGTCACGAACGCCCGCCGCCCGGCGAACAGCCCCGGCTCGAATCCCTCGGTCATGGCCGCACCAGCACCTTGATCTCCTCCTGGGGCGAACCCCGGTCCAGCAGGGTCTCGAAGCCGTCCCGGACGACGTCCGCGAGCGGCACGGTCGAGGTGACGATCGGGGTGAAGTCCATCCCCTCCTCGGCCACGAGGCGGATCAGCTCGGGATGGACGTCCCGGTAGCCGACCGTCCCGATGATCGACTGCTCGTTGTTGACCAGCGCGAACGCGTCGAACGCGAAGGTCCCCCCGAGCCCGACCAGGACGACGCGGCCGCCGCGCCGGGTGGCGCCGAGGCAGTCGCGGAGCGTCCCCTCGGTGCCGACGGCCTCGAACGCGACGTCGGCCTCCCCGGCGGGCAGGGCCCCGGCGTCCACGACCTCGGTGGCGCCGAGGCGCAGCGCCAGGTCACGGCGGGCGCCGGACGGGTCGGAGGCGACGATGCGCCCCGCCCCGTACCGGGCGGCGAGCCGGACGACCAGCAGCCCGATCGGCCCGAGGCCGACGACCGCGACGCTCTCCCCGTCCCGCAGCCCCGACCGCCTGATCGAGTGCAGCGCGACCGCGGCCGGCTCGAACAGGGCCGCCTGGTCCAGCGACACACCGTCGGGCAGCCGGTGCAGCATGTAGGACGGCACGACCGCGCGTTCCGCGAGGCCGCCGTCGCCCATCAGCCCGGCGAACCCGAAGTGGCGGCACAGGTTGTACTCGCCCGCCCGGCAGCGCGCGCAGTCGCCGCAGCGGTAGTGCGGCTCGACCGCGACCCGGTCGCCGGGGGAGAACCCGGTCACGCCGGGCCCGACCTCCGCGACCGTCCCGCTGAACTCGTGCCCGAGGGTCAGCGGCGCCGCCCGTCCCGACTCCGGGTGCGGGGTGCCGACGGGGATGGCGTGCGGGCCGTCGGCGTATTCGTGCAGGTCGCTGCCGCAGATCCCGCAGTAGGCGACGGTGACCGCCACCTCACCGGGGCCGGGGGCGGCGGACGGCACGTCCTCCACCCGGACGTCGCGGGCCCGGTACCAGACCGCCGCCTTCACGCGGCCACCCCCCGGCGGCGCAGGACCGCGGGCGCGGTCTCGCGGAGGCCGAAGGACAGGGCGACCACCAGCGCGGCGCCCCCCGCCGCGATGAACATCGCGGACTGCAGCCCCCAGGTGTCGGACGCCCAACCGGCGACCAGCGGGCCGAGGAACCCGCCCGCCAGCTCGCCCACGCCCATGATCACGCCGAGCGCGGTGGCGAGCGCGGCGCGCGGGACGGTCTCGGCGGGGATCGTCGCCATGAACAGCGTGAAGCAGCCGAGGCCGGTGTAGGTGAGGATCATCAGCGTGCCGAGCAGCACCGGGCTCTGGACGTACACGACCGCGATCGGGCAGCACACCGCGAGGGCGGTGAACCCGATCAGCGCGGGCCGGCGCCCGATCCGGTCGGAGATCCCGGGCGTCGCGAACCCCCACAGCACCCAGGCGACGCCGAGGCAGGTCATGACGGCGCTCATCGTGCCCGAGCCCCAGTCCTTCTCGTCCGTCAGGTACTTCGGGGTGAAGGTGATCAGCGTGACGAACCAGGTGAGGTAGCACGGGGCGATCAGCATGCAGATGACCACGTTGCGCAGCCGCAGCACCTCCCTGACCGGCACCTTCGCCGCCTTGACCGGCGCACCGCGGACCGCCGCACCGGCCGGTGCGGTCTCCGCGCGCTCGACCGGCGGGCGCTCCAGTACGTACTTGGCGATCAGCGCGGCGACCACCAGCCCGGGGACGATCGTGACGAAGAACGCCGTCCGCCAGCCGAAGGTGTCGGCGAGCCAGACCACCAGCACCGGCGCCACGATGCCGCCGAGCAGGCCCGCCGAGGAGCCCTGGAGCAGCCCCATGTTGAGGCCGCGCCGCGACTCCCGGGACGCCTCCACCATCAGCGACTGCGACATCGGCAGGACCGCGCCCTCGGCCGTGCCCATCAGGGCGCGGGCGCCCAGCAGGCCGATGAACCCGGTCATCAGGCCGGACGCCGAGGAGAACAGCGAGAACAGCAGGACCGCGCCGATGAGGATCGGCTTGCGCCGCCCGAGCCGGTCCGACAGGCTCCCGGCGAACATCCCGGAGAGCGCCCACGTCAGCGCGAGCACCCCGGACAGGATGCCGAGCTGGGAGTTGGACAGCCCGAAGTCGTCGTCCATGTAGGGCGCGAGGAACGCCAGCGCCTGCCGGTCGAAGAACACGAAGCCGAAGGCCAGGAACAGGATGGCCAGCAGCTTGTTCTCGTACCGGTCGGCGGTGGCGCGCGCGCCGCGCGTCAGCGTCTCCGTCTTGGTCATGATCAGCGGAACAGGGCGTTGACGTAGTCCGCGCCGATGCCGACCGCGTCGTAGTGCTTGCGGCACATGTCGATGTAGTCGTGGACGTCGAAGAAGCCCTCGGGGTCGCCGTTCTCGTCGAGCCAGACCAGCGGGCCCTTGACGATGAACAGGG carries:
- a CDS encoding SDR family NAD(P)-dependent oxidoreductase, producing MTEGFEPGLFAGRRAFVTGGTSGIGAATAVLFAELGAEVTALGLRPADDEELPRHPGVLVVEHDVLDGGGLTGLIADTGGLDMLVNCAGVSHDRDEYDLERWRRVLEINLTATMIACQAARPALARDGDGGRGSIVNISSMFAFTGSRDRPAYSASKGGISQLTRSLAAEYAADGVRVNAVAPGFVVTPLARGLMDDPPAAEAVLARIPFGRYGRPREVAAATAFLCSPAASYVNGAILPVDGGYLAV
- a CDS encoding 2,3-butanediol dehydrogenase, with product MKAAVWYRARDVRVEDVPSAAPGPGEVAVTVAYCGICGSDLHEYADGPHAIPVGTPHPESGRAAPLTLGHEFSGTVAEVGPGVTGFSPGDRVAVEPHYRCGDCARCRAGEYNLCRHFGFAGLMGDGGLAERAVVPSYMLHRLPDGVSLDQAALFEPAAVALHSIRRSGLRDGESVAVVGLGPIGLLVVRLAARYGAGRIVASDPSGARRDLALRLGATEVVDAGALPAGEADVAFEAVGTEGTLRDCLGATRRGGRVVLVGLGGTFAFDAFALVNNEQSIIGTVGYRDVHPELIRLVAEEGMDFTPIVTSTVPLADVVRDGFETLLDRGSPQEEIKVLVRP
- a CDS encoding MFS transporter — translated: MTKTETLTRGARATADRYENKLLAILFLAFGFVFFDRQALAFLAPYMDDDFGLSNSQLGILSGVLALTWALSGMFAGSLSDRLGRRKPILIGAVLLFSLFSSASGLMTGFIGLLGARALMGTAEGAVLPMSQSLMVEASRESRRGLNMGLLQGSSAGLLGGIVAPVLVVWLADTFGWRTAFFVTIVPGLVVAALIAKYVLERPPVERAETAPAGAAVRGAPVKAAKVPVREVLRLRNVVICMLIAPCYLTWFVTLITFTPKYLTDEKDWGSGTMSAVMTCLGVAWVLWGFATPGISDRIGRRPALIGFTALAVCCPIAVVYVQSPVLLGTLMILTYTGLGCFTLFMATIPAETVPRAALATALGVIMGVGELAGGFLGPLVAGWASDTWGLQSAMFIAAGGAALVVALSFGLRETAPAVLRRRGVAA